A portion of the Triticum dicoccoides isolate Atlit2015 ecotype Zavitan unplaced genomic scaffold, WEW_v2.0 scaffold141765, whole genome shotgun sequence genome contains these proteins:
- the LOC119343812 gene encoding RNA exonuclease 4-like, producing the protein MDNSSDAHSRHRCAACYRQFNRMEHLLEHMRSSHHSHHEPRCGVCSKHCRSLDALRDHLGFGASLPSKPACATAFQARGCLLCLAVFPTASALRAHCAACKLSRAPIPSSAQSLTRTMLRMGVRGGGGAVALGCKMVGSGSDGTLDVCAHVCVVDEQEVILYESFMKPLIPVTHYRYETTRIRPEHLRDAPTVKQAMRRVHDILLNGEQSYSYPSRGAARLLVGHGLEHDLDAL; encoded by the exons ATGGACAACTCTTCAGATGCTCACAG CCGTCACAGGTGCGCGGCGTGCTACCGTCAGTTCAACAGGATGGAGCACCTGTTGGAGCACATGCGATCGTCGCACCACTCCCACCATGAGCCCCGCTGCGGTGTCTGCAGCAAGCACTGCCGCTCCCTTGACGCGCTCCGCGACCACCTTGGCTTTGGCGCCTCCCTGCCCTCCAAGCCTGCCTGCGCCACCGCCTTCCAAGCCCGCGGCTGCCTGCTCTGCCTCGCCGTCTTCCCCACCGCCAGCGCCCTCCGCGCACACTGCGCCGCATGCAAGCTCTCCCGCGCTCCGATCCCCTCTTCCGCGCAGAGCCTCACGAGGACTATGTTGAGGATGGGCGTGCGAGGCGGTGGGGGCGCGGTGGCGCTGGGGTGCAAGATGGTCGGCAGCGGGAGCGATGGCACCCTCGACGTGTGCGCGCACGTCTGCGTCGTCGACGAGCAGGAGGTCATCCTCTACGAGAGCTTCATGAAGCCCCTCATCCCGGTCACGCACTACCGGTACGAGACCACACGGATCCGGCCCGAGCACCTCCGCGACGCGCCGACGGTGAAGCAGGCGATGAGGCGTGTGCATGACATCCTCCTCAACGGTGAGCAGTCCTACTCCTACCCCTCACGCGGCGCCGCCCGGCTCCTCGTCGGCCACGGCCTGGAGCACGACCTCGATGCGCTCG